The Xiphias gladius isolate SHS-SW01 ecotype Sanya breed wild chromosome 7, ASM1685928v1, whole genome shotgun sequence genome window below encodes:
- the LOC120792138 gene encoding olfactory marker protein-like — MDEAKAPSNMMVLAFKEDTALTEMMRLRVSSLQRSGQKRQDGERLLLPHEAVYRLDFPTQELNFSRWYFSLSGYGRVTITGISQHWTPDLTNLMTRQLLEPIGTFWRNAGDPEDSPLKCLEADMQEFGERIAELAKVRKVMYFLFAFKEEAEAANLSCSVEFSPEK; from the exons ATGGACGAGGCCAAAGCTCCCTCCAACATGATGGTGCTGGCATTTAAAGAAGACACTGCACTGACAGAG ATGATGCGTCTTCGTGTGTCGTCTTTGCAGCGGTCAGGGCAGAAGCGTCAGGACGGTGAGCGTCTGCTTCTTCCCCATGAGGCCGTGTATCGGCTGGACTTCCCCACCCAGGAGCTGAACTTCTCCCGCTGGTACTTCTCCCTCTCCGGCTACGGTCGTGTCACCATCACCGGTATTTCCCAGCACTGGACCCCTGACCTCACCAACCTGATGACGCGTCAGCTACTGGAACCGATCGGAACGTTTTGGCGTAACGCCGGCGACCCAGAGGATTCACCGCTCAAATGCCTGGAGGCGGACATGCAAGAGTTCGGCGAAAGGATTGCTGAGCTGGCCAAGGTCAGGAAGGTCATGTACTTCCTGTTTGCTTTcaaggaggaggcagaggcagCAAACCTCAGCTGCTCAGTGGAGTTCTCACCAGAGAAAtga